Within bacterium, the genomic segment CCTCTCGGCCCACCTCCCAAAGAGCGTGTGCAAGTTCGAGCGAGGTGCGCATATAGGGACGCGTTTCAAGGAGGCCCCAGAACGACCCCGCGTCTTCTTTCATCGACGTGCCGAACCGGGCCTCGGCGATGGAAACGATGGACTCGAGATCCGCAACGTACGCGTCTTGAGAACAACCAGAGAGCTGCGCAAGAATCCTCTGCGCATCCACACAACCGTCGTCAAGCTTGAGTGCCCTCTTCGCGAGGTGCAGGGCTTCTTCCGACGGAAAGGCCTCGAGGGCCTCGAACGCCAGGTCCTGCGCGCGCTCGACGTCGCTCGCACCGCCCTCGATCTCGTCGATCGGTCTCCCCACGAACCCGTTCAGAAACTCCTGAAACTCTTCTTGGGACGAAAACTCCCGGCCTCCGGTGGCATCGCGGATTTTCCGCATCAGCTGCTCGCTCTCGTGCCCGACCGAGATGATCGTGCGCGGCGAGACCTCGGACCCCTTACGGGGCTTCTTCGAGGCCGAATTCCCGGCCTTCCGCTTCTGGGCCCTGGCCTTCTTCTTCGTGCGGCGTTCCTTTGAGGACATGACACCACCCTACCTTTGCCAGTCGACTGCGATCAACCCTGAAAATACGAGCGTGACAGGCCACCCCGACGATCCCCCTATGCCGTGCCGCAGGCCTCCATCGGGTACTCGGGAGGTGCCGGTTGGATACGTCGAATCACTTCGCCGAGAGGACCGGGGACTCGGGCATTCCTGAGCGCGCGCCCGGCAAGGCTTCCGATGGCGAAAGGCGTGCGACACCAGAAGCACGCGACGGTGGTCCAGTTGTGCGAGGTTCCCGGCTGCCAGTGATCGGATTCGACACGCACGAGCAAGCCCGAGCCGGGGAGTGGGTTCGATCCGTTCCGGTAAGCCCTTGGGTAGCAGCACCCCTCTCGGTGCCTCCCCGCCGCCGCCCCCAAAGAGATGACAGGCTTTTCGGGGAACGGGTTTCGGTTCGCCCCGGCGCTCACATTGCGCGCCTGCCCGTCCTCCCAAGGGAAGGGGAAACGCCAAAACG encodes:
- a CDS encoding tetratricopeptide repeat protein; this encodes MSSKERRTKKKARAQKRKAGNSASKKPRKGSEVSPRTIISVGHESEQLMRKIRDATGGREFSSQEEFQEFLNGFVGRPIDEIEGGASDVERAQDLAFEALEAFPSEEALHLAKRALKLDDGCVDAQRILAQLSGCSQDAYVADLESIVSIAEARFGTSMKEDAGSFWGLLETRPYMRTSLELAHALWEVGREAEACVRLFRMLELNPNDNQGVRGVLVGWSLATGDLEGARDVLDRYGDGKEAAIAWGRVLERWISGDRLSAAGALEVARKQNPFAEPYFNGTEDLPEEGPDSYSPGEESEGLVCAMLLGTAWYRQPEARLWLRGQARS